A genomic segment from Deinococcus sp. YIM 77859 encodes:
- a CDS encoding pitrilysin family protein: MTIVAAPSAHVWTLEHGLTAAFERRRGVGFALDLRVPVGSAHDPVGHEGSAGVLEEWLYKGAGGRNARAFQDALDDLGLRRSGGAGIEATRFGVSGLTADLPAALALIADLLRRPALPPEELPILVDLARQDLEGLEDSPPDLLAVAARRLAFPRVPGSSFAGFAHPVSGTLEGLARLTVESLRAFLTRYGPRGSVLGLVADADPAEVRELLERTFADWQGGQHDVVPVAFQPGGRVHLPHEDAEQTHLSVTAPGVSPHSPDWLSWQVALAALSGGSASRLFHAVREERGLAYSVQASSVLLGGQGFLTAYAGSTPERAPETLEVLLAELARLPQGLSQAEFGRARAGLVAGVVFGAESLRGRASGLTRDLAVFGRVRSVAELRAELGALSLEEVNAFLAGYDPVPYATVVTLGPGEAHA, encoded by the coding sequence GTGACGATTGTGGCTGCGCCGAGCGCGCACGTGTGGACCCTGGAACATGGCCTCACCGCCGCCTTCGAGCGCCGCCGGGGGGTGGGGTTTGCGCTGGACCTGCGCGTTCCGGTGGGCAGCGCCCATGATCCGGTGGGCCACGAGGGGTCTGCGGGTGTGCTGGAAGAGTGGCTCTACAAGGGGGCGGGTGGCCGGAACGCCCGCGCCTTTCAGGACGCGCTCGACGACCTGGGCCTGCGCCGGAGTGGGGGGGCCGGAATAGAGGCGACCCGTTTTGGGGTGAGCGGCCTCACCGCGGACCTGCCCGCCGCGCTCGCCCTGATCGCCGACCTGTTGCGGCGGCCTGCCCTCCCGCCCGAGGAGTTGCCCATTCTCGTTGACCTTGCGCGGCAGGACCTGGAAGGCTTAGAGGACAGTCCTCCCGATCTGCTCGCCGTCGCGGCCCGGCGGCTGGCCTTTCCCCGGGTGCCCGGCTCGTCCTTTGCGGGCTTCGCGCATCCGGTGAGCGGCACCTTAGAGGGCCTCGCCCGGCTCACCGTGGAGAGCCTGCGCGCCTTTCTGACTCGCTACGGCCCGCGGGGAAGCGTGCTGGGTCTGGTCGCCGATGCCGATCCGGCGGAGGTACGGGAGCTGCTGGAGCGGACCTTCGCGGACTGGCAGGGGGGGCAGCACGACGTGGTGCCCGTCGCCTTCCAGCCGGGCGGACGGGTCCACCTCCCCCACGAGGACGCCGAGCAGACGCATCTGAGCGTCACGGCGCCGGGCGTTTCGCCCCACAGCCCCGACTGGCTCTCCTGGCAGGTGGCTCTGGCGGCGCTCTCGGGGGGAAGTGCCAGCCGCCTCTTTCACGCGGTGCGTGAGGAACGCGGCCTCGCGTACAGCGTTCAGGCGTCGTCCGTTCTGTTGGGCGGACAGGGCTTTCTCACCGCGTATGCCGGCAGCACGCCGGAACGCGCCCCCGAGACGCTGGAGGTGCTGCTGGCCGAACTCGCCCGCTTGCCGCAGGGCCTCTCCCAAGCCGAGTTCGGGCGTGCTCGGGCCGGGCTGGTCGCGGGTGTGGTCTTTGGAGCAGAGAGCCTGCGTGGCCGGGCAAGCGGCCTCACCCGTGATCTGGCGGTGTTTGGCCGCGTGCGGAGCGTGGCTGAGCTGCGCGCGGAGCTCGGTGCCCTCTCCCTGGAGGAGGTCAACGCTTTCCTGGCTGGCTATGATCCCGTTCCATACGCGACGGTCGTGACGCTGGGTCCCGGGGAGGCACACGCGTGA
- a CDS encoding RluA family pseudouridine synthase produces the protein MALNNGYTYREELGRRAQGLTVLAYLTRHYPHSAEEDWRARLERGEVRLDGRLVHGPEGLRPGQILEWRRPPWEEEDVPLRYDLVHRDAALLAVAKPSGLPTLPGGGFLRHTLLALVQAEFPAARPLHRLGRGTSGLVLFARCPQAASVLARAWREHAVQKQYRALASGIVVKEEYVITTPIGPVPHPRLGTVFAANAAGKPSRSVARVLERRPATGETLLRVDIHTGRPHQIRIHLASVGHPLVGDPLYGPGGLPRPELPGLPGDGGYRLHAERLTFTHPLTGERLSLEAPPPPELRGTR, from the coding sequence ATGGCCCTCAATAACGGCTACACCTACCGTGAGGAGCTGGGTCGCCGGGCCCAGGGGCTGACCGTGCTCGCGTACCTGACCCGTCACTACCCGCATTCCGCAGAGGAGGACTGGCGCGCCAGGCTGGAACGCGGCGAGGTGCGCCTGGACGGTCGGCTCGTCCATGGCCCAGAAGGGTTGCGCCCCGGACAGATCCTCGAATGGCGGCGGCCACCCTGGGAGGAGGAGGACGTGCCGCTGCGCTACGACCTGGTCCACCGGGACGCGGCGCTGCTCGCGGTCGCCAAGCCGTCCGGGCTCCCCACGCTGCCGGGCGGGGGCTTCCTGAGGCATACGCTGCTGGCGCTCGTGCAGGCCGAGTTTCCCGCAGCCCGGCCCCTGCACCGCCTAGGCCGCGGCACGTCGGGGCTCGTGCTGTTTGCGCGCTGCCCCCAGGCAGCTTCTGTTCTGGCGCGGGCCTGGCGGGAGCACGCCGTGCAGAAGCAGTACCGGGCGCTGGCAAGCGGCATTGTGGTCAAGGAGGAGTACGTCATCACCACGCCCATCGGTCCGGTCCCACATCCGCGCCTGGGTACCGTGTTCGCGGCGAATGCAGCGGGCAAGCCTTCCCGCAGCGTGGCCCGCGTGCTGGAGCGCCGGCCCGCGACGGGGGAAACGCTCTTGAGGGTGGACATCCACACCGGCCGCCCGCACCAGATTCGTATTCACCTCGCTTCGGTTGGTCATCCGCTCGTGGGTGACCCGCTGTATGGTCCGGGCGGCCTGCCCCGACCGGAGCTGCCCGGCCTGCCGGGGGACGGTGGATACCGGCTCCATGCCGAGCGCCTGACCTTCACCCATCCCCTCACGGGTGAGCGGTTGAGTCTGGAGGCCCCGCCGCCCCCGGAGCTGCGAGGGACCCGGTGA